From the genome of Erythrobacter litoralis, one region includes:
- the rplK gene encoding 50S ribosomal protein L11: MAKKIEGYIKLQVPAGTANPSPPIGPALGQRGVNIMEFCKAFNAATQDLEKNAPIPTIITVYADRSFTFVTKTPPASFYLKKAAKLKSGSKEPGKVSAGTIKASQIKEIAEAKMADLNANDIDQAMKIIEGSARSMGLEVVEG, from the coding sequence ATGGCCAAGAAGATCGAAGGCTATATCAAGCTTCAGGTGCCTGCGGGCACCGCCAATCCCTCGCCGCCCATCGGCCCGGCCCTGGGCCAGCGCGGCGTCAACATCATGGAATTCTGCAAGGCGTTCAACGCCGCCACGCAGGACCTTGAAAAGAACGCTCCGATCCCGACGATCATCACCGTCTACGCCGATCGCAGCTTCACCTTCGTTACCAAGACTCCGCCGGCGAGCTTCTATCTCAAGAAGGCCGCCAAGTTGAAGTCGGGTTCTAAGGAGCCGGGCAAGGTCAGCGCGGGGACGATCAAGGCGAGTCAGATCAAGGAAATCGCCGAGGCCAAGATGGCCGATCTCAATGCGAACGATATCGACCAGGCCATGAAGATCATCGAGGGCTCCGCGCGCTCGATGGGCCTCGAAGTGGTGGAGGGCTG
- a CDS encoding septal ring lytic transglycosylase RlpA family protein, with translation MPTRRERLRVLMRLKSQRQLMLIGIVAMGLLAFGLASALWSREPVPDMVRLGKGGVSVEATAPDALSGRMPDPGEAARPSKNIGSGAASYYGNELAGNPTASGERFDPNKLTAAHRTLPLGSRVRVTNPANGESVVVRINDRGPFHGNRVIDLSLAAAREIGLLRSGVAQVRMALLLD, from the coding sequence ATGCCCACCCGCCGCGAGCGCCTTCGCGTCCTCATGCGCCTCAAATCGCAGCGCCAGCTGATGCTGATCGGCATCGTTGCGATGGGACTGCTGGCCTTCGGGCTAGCCAGCGCGCTGTGGTCGCGCGAGCCTGTGCCGGACATGGTCCGCCTGGGCAAGGGCGGGGTGAGCGTCGAGGCGACGGCGCCCGATGCCTTGTCCGGCCGGATGCCCGATCCGGGCGAAGCGGCCCGCCCGTCGAAGAATATCGGCAGCGGAGCTGCGAGCTATTACGGCAATGAACTCGCCGGCAACCCGACCGCGAGCGGCGAACGCTTCGATCCGAACAAGCTCACCGCCGCGCACCGCACCCTGCCGCTGGGCAGCCGGGTCCGGGTGACCAATCCCGCCAATGGCGAAAGCGTCGTCGTGCGAATCAACGACCGCGGGCCGTTCCATGGCAACCGCGTGATCGACCTTTCGCTTGCCGCCGCGCGCGAGATCGGCCTGCTGCGCTCGGGCGTGGCGCAGGTGCGCATGGCGCTGCTGCTCGACTGA
- the secE gene encoding preprotein translocase subunit SecE, with protein sequence MAEQKTEPKKRKPSIAEFVNQVRTETSKVVWPTREETVRTAIFVFIMTLILSLFFLGIDSAFNALVNFLLTLA encoded by the coding sequence ATGGCCGAACAGAAAACCGAACCGAAAAAGCGCAAGCCGAGCATCGCGGAATTCGTGAACCAGGTCCGCACGGAAACCTCCAAGGTGGTCTGGCCCACGCGCGAGGAGACGGTTCGCACCGCGATCTTCGTCTTCATCATGACGCTCATTCTCTCGCTTTTCTTTCTCGGCATCGACAGCGCTTTCAACGCTCTCGTCAATTTCCTCCTGACGCTCGCCTGA
- the nusG gene encoding transcription termination/antitermination protein NusG codes for MARWYIIHAYSGFENKVKEAILAEAERLGLSEGVEEIEVPTETVTEVKRGKKVQVERKFMPGYVLAKLSMTDDIYHLVKNTPKVTGFLGSGNKPQPISEKEAARYFGGVEEAKAAPKKDVNVEYEIGDQVKVLDGPFASFNGVVEELDFDKAKVKVSVSIFGRATPVELDFEQVELVK; via the coding sequence ATGGCTCGCTGGTACATCATCCACGCTTATTCGGGCTTCGAGAACAAGGTGAAGGAGGCGATCCTCGCCGAGGCGGAACGGCTTGGCCTGTCCGAAGGCGTCGAGGAGATCGAGGTTCCGACCGAAACCGTGACCGAGGTCAAGCGCGGCAAGAAGGTCCAGGTCGAACGCAAGTTTATGCCCGGCTACGTGCTGGCCAAGCTCAGCATGACCGACGACATCTACCACCTCGTCAAGAACACGCCGAAGGTCACCGGCTTTCTCGGATCGGGCAACAAGCCGCAGCCGATCTCCGAAAAGGAGGCCGCGCGCTATTTCGGCGGGGTCGAGGAGGCCAAGGCCGCCCCCAAGAAGGACGTCAATGTCGAGTACGAGATCGGCGACCAGGTCAAGGTGCTCGACGGCCCGTTCGCGAGCTTCAACGGCGTGGTCGAGGAGCTCGATTTCGACAAGGCGAAGGTCAAGGTCTCGGTCTCGATCTTCGGCCGCGCGACCCCGGTCGAACTCGATTTCGAACAGGTCGAACTGGTCAAGTGA